One window of Leptospiraceae bacterium genomic DNA carries:
- a CDS encoding FecR domain-containing protein, whose translation MRRPSKDSILTIGFLLLNSILFSVLLYLDLNEKAGIGNNPLIGEVTFKEKTVHRKLDSSVVWDQVENKSPVANKDTIRTLDYSDAVLTLKDGTTVRLSDNSMIYIDLSEKNLNINFDYGSISTSRADGTEPDATLNIKSGDKTIQIDKGGAAKLSKNEDENVNIQVEKGQARLALKGKEEILQTNQTAELRDNKIDVKPIRFLLQSPPDGKYYSTSVDTFTSEFKWSPLDKGVVVNLEIAKDKSFRQIIKQQSGIREAGISIALNPGIYFWRIGAKNPLGGKLEFSESRKLTLFAEKAVTITTPQDGKVFTYSLKLPTIALRWTKNEFSSSYKVDIARNLEFTNMVKTLDSFENYISTDIPAKGTYYIRVTTRPNVPDLSPVVSPVTKFSIEEKQVPDAPEIISPVANAGFGLDFIQRSRIVFNWRDNREFASYELEIAKTSDFASILIKQNSKENFSSPELKEQVGELFWRVRGILPDGRKSEFSRTNPFRITEPTNLKLIYPESLSELDMTSDKSVTFRWQRPETTGTFLLEIANSPDFSNLVLKEDERIVSGYSKKVSLKSEGKYYWRIKLLSRENKEISKSEDSSFTLLAAPIPKLISPSEGANIDLTSSPAIDFNWARDEKANSYTVEIFDTNKGARRLVSTATTTDTAFSFREISKLRDGNFIWAVSILYSTKDGRPIKSPPTTSSFTVQAPKVEMPVPVAIQPVNASELVMGEKEEVLFKWEKNEKAVHYQIDVQEKSTNRIKPVFQKQTSDTNALFEIPLTVGEGIYYWDLYIFYKTWDGRVTRSNPIRNEFSLKFPYRNPPFSVLTSPSGGQDIKPDDNWNVPLVWEANERAVSYNVLVSEFETNKPVFKETTEATRTTFVVSDTAIKPGKYVWSISLNYKAKDERIVKSPTRRQEFNLVMPSFEVPVSVAISPEADTVYNPTNQSELEFKWEKSNSALLYTVELFELKEGSQLLITRKDTKENSFLFKDMTRLTNGQYQWKLTIAYKDRKLKTIYTEPLMTDFTVRIPAEDVIEAPQIISKPRLYVE comes from the coding sequence ATGCGTCGCCCCTCTAAGGATTCAATCCTCACAATCGGATTTCTTCTTCTAAACAGTATCCTATTTTCTGTCCTACTCTATCTTGATTTAAACGAGAAAGCAGGTATTGGTAATAATCCTCTCATTGGAGAAGTAACCTTCAAAGAAAAAACAGTCCATCGAAAATTAGATTCGAGCGTTGTATGGGATCAAGTAGAAAATAAATCTCCCGTGGCTAACAAGGATACTATCCGCACACTCGATTACTCCGATGCAGTATTGACCTTAAAAGATGGAACCACTGTTCGACTTTCGGATAATAGCATGATCTACATTGATCTTTCTGAGAAAAATCTAAACATCAACTTTGACTACGGTTCCATTTCTACTTCAAGAGCCGATGGCACTGAACCTGATGCCACTCTAAATATTAAGAGTGGAGATAAGACCATTCAAATTGACAAAGGCGGAGCAGCAAAATTATCCAAGAACGAAGACGAAAATGTAAACATCCAAGTCGAGAAAGGACAAGCACGGTTAGCCTTAAAAGGCAAAGAAGAAATTCTACAAACAAATCAAACAGCAGAACTCAGAGACAATAAGATAGATGTAAAACCAATTCGCTTTTTACTTCAATCTCCCCCTGACGGCAAATACTATTCTACCAGTGTGGATACCTTTACTTCTGAATTCAAATGGAGTCCGCTTGACAAAGGAGTGGTAGTCAATCTTGAAATCGCAAAAGATAAATCCTTTCGTCAAATTATTAAACAACAATCCGGCATTCGAGAAGCAGGTATTTCTATTGCCTTAAATCCGGGAATTTACTTTTGGAGAATCGGAGCAAAGAATCCTCTTGGCGGCAAATTAGAATTTAGCGAAAGTAGAAAGCTCACTCTTTTTGCAGAGAAAGCGGTTACTATCACTACTCCGCAAGATGGAAAAGTATTTACCTATAGCTTAAAGCTTCCGACCATTGCACTTCGCTGGACAAAAAACGAATTCTCTTCTTCTTACAAGGTGGACATTGCTCGCAATCTAGAATTTACCAACATGGTCAAGACTCTTGATTCTTTTGAAAATTACATCAGCACAGATATTCCTGCGAAAGGAACCTACTACATCCGTGTCACTACTCGTCCCAATGTTCCAGATCTATCGCCTGTCGTTTCCCCTGTTACTAAATTTTCTATTGAAGAAAAGCAAGTCCCCGATGCACCCGAAATTATATCTCCCGTTGCCAATGCAGGATTTGGTTTAGACTTTATTCAAAGAAGTAGGATTGTATTTAACTGGCGGGATAATAGAGAGTTTGCGAGCTATGAATTAGAAATAGCAAAGACATCTGACTTTGCATCTATCTTAATCAAACAAAATTCAAAAGAGAATTTTAGCTCGCCTGAATTAAAAGAACAAGTAGGTGAACTCTTTTGGCGGGTAAGAGGTATTTTACCCGATGGAAGAAAATCGGAATTCTCGAGAACCAATCCATTTAGAATCACTGAGCCTACAAACTTAAAACTAATCTATCCCGAATCCCTCTCCGAGCTTGACATGACCTCTGATAAATCAGTTACCTTTCGCTGGCAAAGACCGGAGACTACGGGGACATTTCTCTTAGAAATTGCAAATAGTCCTGACTTTTCCAATTTGGTATTAAAAGAGGATGAGAGAATCGTTTCGGGGTATTCAAAAAAAGTATCTTTAAAATCAGAAGGAAAATACTATTGGAGAATTAAATTACTCTCCCGTGAAAACAAAGAAATTTCCAAGAGTGAAGATAGTAGCTTCACTTTATTAGCCGCTCCTATTCCCAAGCTAATTAGTCCGAGCGAAGGGGCAAACATTGATTTAACCAGTTCACCGGCAATAGACTTTAATTGGGCGAGAGACGAGAAAGCCAATTCTTATACGGTAGAAATTTTTGATACAAACAAAGGAGCAAGAAGACTTGTAAGCACTGCAACTACAACTGATACAGCATTCTCCTTTCGGGAAATTTCTAAACTCAGAGACGGAAATTTTATTTGGGCAGTGTCTATTCTCTATTCTACAAAAGACGGAAGACCAATCAAAAGTCCACCAACTACTTCTTCTTTTACAGTCCAGGCACCTAAAGTAGAAATGCCTGTGCCTGTCGCCATACAACCAGTAAACGCTTCAGAGCTAGTTATGGGTGAGAAAGAAGAAGTTTTATTCAAGTGGGAGAAAAACGAAAAAGCAGTTCACTACCAAATCGATGTGCAAGAAAAATCTACCAACAGAATAAAACCCGTATTCCAAAAGCAAACTTCAGATACAAATGCGTTATTTGAAATACCTCTCACAGTCGGTGAAGGTATTTATTATTGGGATCTGTATATATTCTATAAAACATGGGACGGGCGCGTAACTAGAAGTAACCCTATACGAAACGAATTCTCTTTGAAATTTCCCTATCGTAATCCGCCCTTCTCTGTCCTTACTAGTCCTAGCGGTGGACAAGACATTAAGCCAGATGATAACTGGAATGTCCCACTGGTATGGGAAGCAAACGAGCGAGCTGTATCGTATAACGTCCTAGTCTCCGAATTTGAAACAAATAAACCGGTCTTCAAAGAAACAACAGAGGCTACACGCACTACATTCGTCGTAAGTGATACAGCAATTAAACCCGGAAAATATGTCTGGTCGATTTCCCTTAATTACAAAGCAAAAGATGAAAGAATCGTAAAGAGCCCCACTAGGAGACAGGAATTCAACCTAGTCATGCCTTCCTTTGAAGTTCCCGTTTCCGTTGCCATTTCTCCCGAAGCGGATACTGTCTATAATCCAACAAATCAATCAGAATTAGAATTCAAATGGGAAAAGAGCAACTCTGCCTTGTTATACACAGTGGAGCTATTTGAGCTAAAAGAAGGTAGTCAATTGCTAATCACTCGCAAAGATACAAAAGAAAATTCATTTTTATTTAAGGATATGACTCGTCTCACAAATGGGCAATACCAATGGAAACTAACGATTGCTTATAAGGATAGAAAGCTTAAGACTATTTATACTGAGCCGCTCATGACTGATTTCACTGTTCGTATTCCTGCGGAAGATGTAATAGAAGCTCCTCAAATCATATCCAAACCGAGGCTTTATGTGGAATAA
- a CDS encoding EVE domain-containing protein, producing the protein MNYWLFKSEPDVFSIDDLKNCKNGIGSWEGVRNFQARNYLRDEVKKGDLVLFYHSRIEPMAVAGIAEVVKEGYIDHYAFDPQSKYFDPKSKSDKPQWYMVDVKFKSKFKNPVTLKAIKTFKELSSMKLIQKGSRLSIQPITKKEFDFIVKQGE; encoded by the coding sequence ATGAACTATTGGTTATTCAAATCAGAGCCGGATGTATTTTCGATAGACGATTTGAAAAATTGTAAGAATGGAATTGGGAGTTGGGAAGGAGTTCGTAATTTTCAAGCGAGAAATTATTTGCGCGATGAAGTAAAGAAGGGTGATCTGGTTTTATTCTATCATAGTCGAATTGAACCGATGGCAGTGGCGGGAATAGCGGAAGTAGTAAAAGAGGGGTATATAGACCATTATGCGTTTGATCCACAGAGCAAATACTTTGATCCAAAGTCTAAGAGCGATAAGCCGCAATGGTATATGGTAGATGTGAAGTTTAAATCCAAATTTAAAAATCCTGTCACTCTAAAAGCAATTAAAACATTTAAAGAGCTTTCTAGTATGAAATTAATCCAGAAGGGCTCTAGGTTATCAATTCAACCAATTACAAAAAAAGAATTTGACTTCATTGTAAAACAAGGCGAGTGA
- a CDS encoding cytochrome c maturation protein CcmE: MKTKFILLILAIGLSLAAIAFFSSKETSFVLLDASELAVHPDKYDGDNLRVRGMVKIGSVTREGREAKFIIELNNKEVPVNFTGKELLPDAFKEGVRVRVDGKFKNGVLVGDHVEAKCASKYEAEYKNEP; encoded by the coding sequence ATGAAAACAAAATTTATACTATTAATATTGGCTATAGGGCTTTCGCTTGCTGCGATTGCTTTTTTTTCGTCTAAGGAAACTTCCTTCGTATTACTCGATGCAAGTGAGCTTGCTGTTCACCCAGACAAATACGATGGTGACAATCTTCGTGTTCGAGGAATGGTAAAGATCGGCTCGGTTACAAGAGAAGGCAGAGAAGCAAAATTTATTATCGAACTCAACAACAAAGAAGTTCCAGTCAACTTCACCGGCAAAGAGCTATTACCCGACGCATTCAAAGAAGGAGTGCGAGTTCGAGTAGACGGAAAATTTAAAAACGGAGTCTTAGTTGGAGACCACGTAGAAGCAAAATGTGCCTCTAAATACGAAGCGGAATACAAAAACGAACCATGA
- a CDS encoding heme lyase CcmF/NrfE family subunit has translation MNNLGIICLLASFSILLFSIFQTAFGIWKKNDRAIEVGRYTLLANFFIVLLAFIVLMTQLARMDLTNHYVVMHSSDHLPLFYRVTSIWSGSSGSLLFWNLLVSLFTFIALWQARHSNMERIPVMHLVLAVISCFFTYLAVFYEDAQPFREFQPAAVVGRGLNPLLQHWAMIIHPPILYVGYVSFAIPFAVGMSALITGNLSADWLKSIRRWSIFSWFFLGTGILLGSKWAYEELGWGGYWAWDPVENASLMPWLLASAFIHSLIIQERRGMLKFWNMLLIILTYHFTLLGTWITRSGVLEGPHSFAKSSIGTPFIIFIGLSFVIYIAILIYRRNELKPERDLEAITSKEGSFLLNNFILVLACMVILLGVFSPLLYGTEFRAPWFNSWGVPAGIILLLLMGSAPLLAWRKGADSVFFTTLAKPLLFGVATAIFYGIFYSKFFTQSDYSISDKLGEIYSIITIGLSGFTLAGIGQEYHRGIRARQEQFKDERYLVAGFKMLLKNKRRYGGYLVHFAVVLIFVGYAGNAFKQNTSIKFYYHLENTNGNEIIYRGYDKGMLGDYQIEAATIKIKPIINGDETKSPNIFNVIVSEEATYKIKRQLAAVEDMTTERRFYPQINHMTGGFETHIPTSEPSIHSSPKEDLYIQLGAIENASLSEENPELPMLFMEYFFGARSFEEKSAFFQRFPKEIVGNLEIWVNPLVKLIWFGSLLYFLAGLFILLPIGEGKKA, from the coding sequence ATGAACAACCTAGGAATCATCTGTCTATTAGCCTCATTCTCCATTTTACTTTTTAGCATTTTTCAGACTGCATTTGGAATCTGGAAAAAGAACGACCGCGCGATTGAAGTAGGACGTTATACGCTACTCGCCAATTTTTTTATAGTGCTACTTGCCTTCATCGTTCTAATGACACAACTTGCTAGAATGGATTTAACCAATCACTATGTAGTCATGCACTCAAGCGATCATCTCCCTCTATTCTATCGCGTAACGTCTATTTGGTCGGGCTCTTCTGGCTCACTGCTTTTTTGGAATCTACTTGTTAGCCTTTTTACTTTTATAGCTCTCTGGCAGGCAAGACATTCCAATATGGAGCGCATTCCTGTAATGCATTTGGTGTTAGCCGTTATCTCCTGTTTTTTTACTTACCTCGCTGTATTCTACGAAGATGCACAACCATTTAGAGAGTTTCAACCAGCCGCTGTAGTAGGACGTGGATTAAACCCGCTCTTACAACACTGGGCAATGATCATTCACCCACCCATTCTCTACGTGGGCTATGTTAGTTTTGCAATTCCATTTGCAGTTGGAATGTCTGCTCTCATCACTGGAAATCTTTCTGCTGACTGGCTAAAGTCGATTAGGCGCTGGTCAATCTTTAGTTGGTTCTTTTTAGGAACAGGAATTTTACTCGGTTCCAAATGGGCTTATGAAGAACTTGGTTGGGGCGGATATTGGGCTTGGGATCCTGTGGAAAACGCTTCGCTTATGCCTTGGCTTTTAGCAAGCGCATTCATTCACTCTCTTATCATCCAAGAAAGAAGAGGAATGCTCAAATTTTGGAACATGTTACTCATTATCCTCACTTATCATTTTACACTTTTAGGAACATGGATTACAAGAAGTGGAGTTTTAGAAGGACCTCATAGCTTCGCAAAGTCAAGCATCGGAACTCCTTTTATCATCTTCATAGGGCTAAGCTTTGTTATCTACATAGCCATTTTAATTTACAGAAGAAATGAATTAAAACCAGAAAGAGACTTAGAAGCCATTACTTCTAAAGAAGGAAGTTTTCTATTAAACAATTTCATTTTAGTATTAGCCTGCATGGTTATCTTACTAGGAGTATTTTCACCCCTACTATACGGAACAGAATTTAGAGCGCCCTGGTTTAACTCGTGGGGTGTGCCTGCGGGGATAATCCTTCTTCTCCTCATGGGCTCAGCTCCACTACTCGCATGGAGAAAGGGAGCCGACTCAGTCTTTTTCACGACTCTCGCAAAACCATTGTTATTCGGTGTAGCAACAGCAATATTCTATGGAATTTTCTATTCTAAATTCTTTACCCAGAGTGATTATTCCATCAGTGATAAGTTAGGTGAAATCTATTCGATTATCACTATCGGCTTATCGGGATTTACCCTTGCCGGAATTGGACAGGAATACCACCGTGGAATTCGCGCCAGACAGGAACAATTCAAAGACGAAAGATATTTGGTTGCAGGATTTAAAATGCTACTAAAAAACAAAAGAAGATACGGCGGCTATTTAGTTCACTTCGCTGTGGTATTAATCTTTGTGGGTTACGCCGGTAATGCGTTCAAGCAAAATACTTCTATCAAATTCTACTATCATCTAGAAAACACAAACGGAAATGAAATCATCTACCGTGGTTACGACAAAGGAATGTTAGGCGACTACCAAATAGAAGCCGCAACGATCAAAATAAAACCAATCATCAACGGAGACGAAACAAAGTCTCCCAACATCTTCAATGTGATTGTGTCCGAAGAAGCAACCTACAAGATCAAACGCCAATTAGCCGCTGTAGAAGACATGACAACAGAGCGTAGATTTTATCCACAGATCAATCATATGACCGGTGGATTTGAAACGCATATTCCTACAAGCGAGCCTTCGATTCATTCCAGCCCTAAAGAAGATTTATACATCCAACTAGGTGCTATCGAAAATGCTTCACTAAGCGAGGAAAATCCCGAGTTACCGATGCTCTTCATGGAATACTTTTTTGGAGCAAGAAGCTTTGAAGAAAAAAGTGCCTTCTTCCAAAGATTCCCAAAAGAAATCGTAGGCAATTTAGAAATCTGGGTAAACCCGCTCGTGAAACTAATTTGGTTTGGCTCCCTTCTCTACTTCCTCGCCGGACTTTTTATATTACTACCGATTGGTGAGGGGAAAAAAGCATGA
- a CDS encoding cytochrome c-type biogenesis protein CcmH — protein sequence MPNRFLTSVRNDSGVKTAILALLLFSFSLFADSSTTTLTDLKQIEIFNDVTSRIRCICLPSLPIKSCSFNNCAISAQLKLFMENRIRKGETANEIVQKMQTGFGEEILSDPIVQKLQASGSENMVAGLINGFGEKILAQPDSTWINSTLFIGMALGLGLIFYYLKGRLKKDKSTQEVVTKNAIPQDAEKYLKEIDG from the coding sequence TTGCCAAATAGATTTCTCACATCCGTTCGAAATGACAGTGGAGTCAAAACAGCAATCCTCGCCCTCCTCCTCTTCTCCTTCTCTCTCTTTGCAGACTCTAGCACCACCACGCTTACTGATTTGAAGCAGATTGAGATTTTTAATGATGTGACTTCGCGGATACGTTGTATTTGCCTGCCTTCGCTTCCTATTAAGAGTTGTTCTTTTAATAACTGTGCTATATCGGCACAGTTAAAGCTTTTTATGGAAAACAGAATTCGTAAAGGTGAGACTGCAAATGAAATCGTTCAAAAGATGCAGACTGGTTTTGGCGAAGAGATATTATCCGATCCAATCGTTCAGAAGTTACAGGCATCAGGTAGTGAAAATATGGTAGCCGGTCTAATCAATGGTTTCGGAGAAAAAATTCTTGCACAACCTGATTCTACTTGGATTAATTCTACTTTGTTTATTGGCATGGCTCTCGGCTTGGGGCTAATCTTCTATTACCTCAAAGGGCGATTGAAGAAAGATAAATCTACACAAGAAGTAGTTACAAAAAATGCAATCCCACAGGATGCAGAAAAATACCTAAAGGAGATTGACGGCTAA
- a CDS encoding cation transporter: MHKTIFHIKKMDCPSEEQMIRMKLGEFTSIKELSFDLVNRNLSIIHENHLDKIQSAIDSLQLGASISKSSEYTGEISKENNKIDRKILWLVLIINFTFFLVEMIYGYLANSIGLVADSLDMLADAFVYGLSLYAITGTFAIKKRVAIASGYIQLSLAVLGLLEVFRRFFRVEEVPDFKFMISISFLALLANTLSLILLNQSKSKEVHIVSSQIFTSNDIIANIGVILAGILVLFFKSNIPDLIVGLLVFFFVVKGAIRILQLSKDTR; encoded by the coding sequence ATGCATAAAACAATATTTCATATAAAGAAAATGGATTGTCCCTCGGAAGAGCAAATGATTCGAATGAAGTTAGGAGAATTTACTTCTATCAAAGAATTGTCTTTTGACTTAGTAAATCGTAATCTTTCAATCATTCATGAAAACCATTTAGACAAAATTCAAAGTGCAATTGATTCCTTACAATTAGGAGCAAGTATTTCAAAGTCTAGTGAGTATACAGGAGAAATTTCCAAAGAGAACAATAAAATCGACAGGAAGATTCTTTGGTTGGTTCTAATTATAAATTTTACTTTTTTCTTAGTCGAAATGATCTATGGCTATTTAGCAAATTCGATTGGGCTAGTAGCTGACTCATTAGATATGTTAGCAGATGCCTTCGTGTATGGACTAAGTCTTTATGCAATCACAGGAACCTTTGCAATAAAAAAAAGAGTAGCCATTGCAAGCGGATACATTCAATTATCCTTAGCAGTCTTAGGACTGTTAGAAGTATTTAGACGATTTTTCAGAGTGGAAGAAGTTCCAGATTTTAAATTCATGATCTCCATTTCTTTTCTTGCCTTACTCGCGAACACTCTCTCCCTTATCTTATTGAATCAATCGAAAAGCAAAGAAGTGCATATTGTTTCGAGTCAAATTTTTACATCCAATGATATTATTGCCAATATCGGTGTAATTCTTGCCGGCATTTTAGTTTTATTTTTCAAATCAAATATTCCGGACTTAATCGTTGGACTCTTAGTTTTCTTTTTTGTAGTAAAGGGAGCTATTAGAATCTTGCAACTTTCCAAAGACACTCGCTAG
- a CDS encoding GNAT family N-acetyltransferase, giving the protein MKNPLDFKIISFDEKIERASFDCREEALNDYLKKYAKNNHKKGIGKTFLLIDSSKSLAGYYTVSMAEILYENLPEQSRKKLPRYPLPAMRIGRLAVDLKYQGLGLGGRLLVDALRRAINLFDDIGIYSVLVDAKNESAVHFYEHYGFIRFSDRSNTLFLPIETILKRHLHNLP; this is encoded by the coding sequence TTGAAAAACCCTTTAGATTTTAAGATAATTTCTTTTGATGAGAAGATTGAAAGAGCTTCCTTTGATTGTAGGGAAGAAGCATTAAATGACTACTTAAAAAAATACGCAAAGAATAATCATAAAAAAGGAATTGGAAAAACATTTCTACTAATTGATTCCTCTAAAAGCCTGGCTGGATATTATACAGTGAGCATGGCAGAAATTCTCTATGAAAATTTGCCAGAGCAATCAAGAAAAAAACTACCTCGTTATCCGTTACCCGCAATGAGAATTGGAAGGCTCGCTGTCGATCTAAAATACCAGGGTTTAGGTCTTGGCGGCAGATTGTTAGTAGACGCACTTAGACGTGCAATTAATCTATTTGACGATATTGGAATATACTCTGTATTAGTCGATGCCAAGAATGAATCTGCAGTTCACTTCTACGAGCATTATGGTTTTATTCGCTTTTCTGATCGCTCGAATACTTTGTTTTTGCCGATTGAAACAATACTAAAAAGGCATTTACATAACTTACCATAA
- a CDS encoding DUF1778 domain-containing protein — MARTANLNPKEERIELRVSNEQKSIIEKAANINGLSLSSYMLSQALQSARIDIENSELIKLTNKDRDLFVNSIEKKYNPNRALKQAMKRGY; from the coding sequence ATGGCTAGAACTGCAAATCTAAATCCTAAAGAAGAGCGAATTGAATTGCGGGTAAGTAATGAACAAAAATCCATTATTGAAAAGGCTGCTAATATCAATGGATTAAGTCTTAGCTCTTATATGCTAAGTCAGGCATTACAATCTGCTCGGATTGATATTGAAAATTCAGAATTAATCAAACTAACCAACAAAGACCGTGATTTATTTGTCAATTCAATTGAGAAAAAATACAATCCCAATAGAGCATTAAAGCAGGCTATGAAACGAGGATATTAA
- a CDS encoding FAD-dependent oxidoreductase, whose amino-acid sequence MTRNEFLKLLVASLSAVSGYSILPQTETNRKEVLIVGAGIAGLAAARKLTAKGFQVTVLEARNRIGGRIWTDNSMGIQVEMGAAILQGQKENPILKLAEQFKLHTVSFQLEESDLYDAKGNKLSEEESLKIEGYYKDLLAKLDSMKESASPKDVIEPVVKSFLSGLSDFEKSALQWMIASDIENKHGANLKNLSLKYFDEVESFSGGDFALSSGLSELVNLLANGLNIKTSHQVTTIEYSKKVKISTDRGEFTSDYALVTVPLGVLKKKKIQFIPDLPENKKAAIQNLGYGVINKVFLKFPKKFWSTEVPRFGLVGNSSFEKIEFIDLNPVKNTPLLSGIVSGENAISLEKLNKKDIVKDLSDILKKMFGNKTPSPLEVNQSRWNSDPFSFGTGSFLSTNSEPKDFVTLSESVNDILFFAGEATNDKYPSTVHGAFLSGEREADKITQLSEI is encoded by the coding sequence ATGACAAGAAATGAATTTCTAAAACTACTAGTGGCTAGTCTCAGTGCAGTGAGCGGATACTCTATTTTACCGCAAACAGAAACAAACAGGAAAGAAGTTTTGATTGTAGGTGCGGGAATAGCAGGATTAGCCGCTGCTCGAAAATTAACTGCGAAGGGATTTCAAGTAACCGTATTAGAGGCTAGAAATAGGATCGGGGGAAGAATTTGGACAGATAATTCAATGGGAATACAGGTTGAAATGGGTGCTGCTATCCTACAGGGGCAAAAAGAAAATCCAATCCTTAAACTAGCCGAGCAGTTTAAGCTACACACTGTTAGCTTCCAATTAGAAGAATCTGATCTATATGATGCAAAAGGGAATAAACTTTCAGAAGAAGAGAGCCTTAAAATAGAAGGATACTATAAAGACTTACTTGCAAAGCTGGATTCAATGAAGGAATCAGCCTCTCCAAAAGACGTTATCGAGCCTGTCGTAAAAAGTTTTTTATCGGGGTTATCGGATTTCGAAAAATCTGCTCTCCAATGGATGATTGCATCAGATATAGAAAACAAACATGGGGCGAATCTAAAAAATCTTTCTCTAAAATACTTTGATGAAGTAGAATCTTTCAGTGGTGGTGATTTTGCATTATCCTCTGGACTCTCTGAATTGGTAAATCTTCTAGCAAATGGATTAAATATTAAAACTTCTCACCAGGTTACAACGATAGAATATAGTAAGAAAGTAAAAATTTCTACTGACCGAGGAGAGTTTACTTCTGATTATGCACTGGTTACAGTGCCGCTCGGAGTATTAAAAAAGAAAAAAATCCAATTCATTCCAGACCTACCGGAAAATAAAAAAGCAGCGATCCAAAACTTAGGCTACGGAGTTATCAATAAAGTCTTTTTAAAATTCCCTAAGAAATTCTGGTCAACAGAAGTTCCCAGGTTCGGACTTGTAGGAAATTCCTCTTTTGAGAAAATAGAGTTTATAGATTTAAATCCAGTTAAGAACACTCCTCTACTTTCAGGAATAGTATCAGGAGAGAATGCTATTTCTTTAGAAAAATTAAACAAAAAAGACATTGTAAAAGACCTCAGTGATATTTTAAAAAAGATGTTTGGAAATAAAACTCCATCACCACTAGAAGTAAATCAATCTCGATGGAATTCAGATCCATTTAGCTTTGGAACAGGCTCTTTCTTATCCACAAATTCAGAGCCTAAGGACTTTGTTACACTGTCAGAATCAGTAAACGACATACTATTTTTTGCCGGAGAAGCGACAAATGATAAATATCCTTCCACAGTTCACGGAGCCTTTCTAAGTGGAGAAAGAGAAGCAGATAAAATAACCCAACTCTCGGAAATTTAA
- a CDS encoding STAS domain-containing protein has translation MDLQIKVEDKYLVIYLTGPVDARSAREVEESLERIISYHQDKDIVISLAEVRYMSSSGLRIFISLKNNLIDSTQKLRLCSLSEPVSRVFEVTRVSELFDIFSSESEAVKDY, from the coding sequence ATGGATTTGCAAATCAAAGTCGAGGACAAATACTTAGTCATTTACCTTACAGGGCCTGTAGATGCTAGGTCAGCTCGCGAAGTAGAAGAAAGCTTAGAAAGAATTATTTCTTACCATCAAGACAAGGACATTGTAATTAGTCTTGCAGAGGTAAGATATATGTCTTCCTCTGGGCTGAGAATATTTATTTCCCTTAAAAATAATTTAATTGATTCTACGCAAAAGCTAAGGCTCTGTTCGCTTTCTGAGCCTGTAAGTAGAGTCTTCGAAGTTACTCGCGTTTCTGAATTGTTTGATATTTTTTCCTCTGAATCGGAAGCGGTTAAGGATTATTAA